The DNA region GACATGGTGAAATTTGAACCATTGGTTTTTAAATGAGAGGTTAAGATTAAAAGAACTTTAtatggtagagtaccctagaaactctagaagatctgaatccATTTTTTTGCCAATACCAAATACACGCTAAGCGCCGTGTGAGTCCAGCCCACTTGCTTGCCTCATTTTTCAAAGCTCATTGATGAGCTTGTCTCCATGCCTTGTGACGAGTTAGACTTCTCTTAACGAGAAGTGATGCCAAGCGTGCATCACATGCtgaaggaaagaagaaagaaaatgaggcCATTCGGCCTTGAGAGAGCTGAAGCAAAAAAACGGAGACCCATTTTTTACCACTGTGTGAGTTCCAGAGAGTGcaaaaaacacaaagagatAGAGCTTCAGGAGAGTTGAAGGGTTCAAAAGAAAGATTTTTGCTACTAGTCTAGTGCATTCAAGAGTTATGACAGCTTTCAAAAATATAgcaatatttacaatatttttacaacaaattttaagtgttaggttgttactgattgttattgttgaaataaaaaataatcatagtgttctgtttaaatttaaactaataactaaccatctataatttgttataaaataacgtaaaaatattgtgaacgtaacatctctttaaaaataattacaaatataaTTTGGGAAGTCAAAATGGCTAAAATTCACCCAGATATCACGTGATTGGTCCTGCATGATGGTCACACTTATGACTTAACATATCAAATAACAGTACATGATATGAAACAAGTAACCGCATTGTTTCTAGGAATGGATGCAGGCCAGCCAAAAAAAAGTAGGAAATGGAAGAAAATTATATTAGCAAGAATTTAGcattccaaaaaatataaattaatgaaaCTTTATATTCAAggcattaaaagaaaaaaaaaaatgaagtccATAATGGATTTCcatgaaccaaaaaaacaaaaacctttgTACTTGTTGAGCACTTAACAAACGGAAATTTGGAACTTCAACACACAAGAAGGCTACcagtgaagagagagagagagagcaagtgaGAGGGAGTTCAGAGATGGTTCTTCTGTAAGACAATATATGTAATTCTTCGTGCTAACTATAGGAacagaaaaaataattgtttggaGATTCTTTAATTAACgtagaaattttgaaatgtccttttgaataaagaaaaaatattacttGTTCCTCATGTGTTCCATAGATTAGCAGCTCACAAGAAATATTCCTAAGGTCAtttccaaaatccaaatacttCATTGGTAAAATTTgattgatgtattttatttatttatttaaaaaaaaaaaaaaaaaaaccatctcaGATATTGTATTGACCATGGGAACCATATTCCCAGATAATTTGAGAATATGATGCCCAATTTCATGtatctcttttttgtttttgctctgttttttttttttttttttttttttgatgaacttggaGGAGTCTAGTTATTAAAACCTAGCTACACAAAGACTTCCCAATCCCCAAAACTGTTTACACATCCTTCACCTTCCCAATAAAGCGTTGTTAGATTTGCAGTTGATTTGAATAAATACTTTTGCGAGTGTTCTTTAATATAGGGAATCTCTAAGGTAATTATACTATTCAAttcttaaaatcttaaattttcaaacataAATTAGTGgctttgatatatattttttttaatatcatatCATCAATTATTCAAATAGATgtcaaaataatgaaataaaaattttatgtgccacttttttatgttttatttcatGTTCTACTAATCACAAAAAGTAATACTAAGGATTTATATTCAAAATGAtgatataaatgttttttttataggaatataaatatttcatgtttgtttgatgtTGACCACGTAGTAAAATATAGACCACTAATTTACCAGTAAAAggtcaaaattttaagaatttcactttAGAGTTATCATAAGAGACTAGGATAAATTCTaatcccaaaaacaagtgtatATACAAATTACATCCTTGAACATTAACAGGAGAAACGATTTAGTACTTGAATCAACCTCTAAAATTTAAAGTTGTGACAAATTAAACCAtctattaatattttcatttttttgaaatcaatattttcaattaaagaTTAACGGATATGTTTACTTTATGTGTATGTGCTTCTGCCACATATtgatgattttgaaaatatcatttttaccATGTATAGATCACATGATAAGAATTgttagggattttttttattaatttatttttttttaaatggaagaatggttaggatttaataaaatattaacagtttctcaacaaatatatatatatatatatatatatatatatatatatatatatatatatagtaacaGAATATTTATTTGTGACAAACTAAAAgtcaaatgaataaattattcaaataaaaaattcaaggaTTAAATTCACATTCCCATCAGAATTCAAAGGTAATACCGTAATATACTaataatatttgtaaaattccacaaaaaaaagaaaaagaaaaggctttGTCTCcataatttttccaaatttaaagTTTGAATCTCTTTGCATGCGTGGAATCTGTGATGTTCCCATGAAAATGGAGATCTAATCTAACACAAGAATATGATTCCCGGAAATTCCATCCAGCATTGAAATGCTAAAATATCATTACCCTAGTTTGGTACTAGCATCTCATTCCTCGAATTGCATTCTTCAATGTGCtatcaatcaataaaatgatgGATTTTATAATCTAGTATCCTATTCGAAAGAAATCTAAATCTAAATATGTCATTAAATGACCCATAGGCAATTTGTTTGCCTCTTTAAGTATGTGTTtgactccaaattaaaaagttagtttatttttgctactatttatgagtctcactacactttttggtactatttatgagtctcactatactattttagctaatttttacttttatctatagcATTTTctgcaaaaagttttcaatttcaaaaatataagtgaattccaaatagaccctaaaaTTAGAGTATCAGTGATTAAATTTGATATGTTTGCCTAGAATAATCTAGTACTATAGAtgaaaattaaacttttttcaTTGCCAgcaatatttatatttgatttccGAGATTGAGTCATATGAATTGGTTACTTCTTTGGGTCATTGAGTGCATTACTCCAGATACTAGTGATGGTCAATTGTGTTACATAAATCAGTCAGCACAGTAGCAAGCATGCCCTCTGAAATTTTTTGCATTGAAGTACCATCAATCCAAGTCCTTTAAGGAAGAGACACCAAAATTTTCTGAAGACCTagtttacaaaatttataaattacatGGGGAGAAAGGGCTTGGAGGAAGTTGTTGAGAAAAACATGACTACGATTAATGTTAACAATTACGAGTTGCCATGCGTCATGCTTTATGAAATCTGAATAATTGGGAGAATGATTTCATTAATTACAAACTAATTACATCTAGCTATTTATAGCTGTGAAATAGAAGGATGTGGAGTCTAACCAACTATCCGAAAAACAGAAAAGGAATCCTACTCTCACTGCACTAACACGTGTGCATAACAAACTCttacacatgcttcttattgTCATTTTATTACACTGCTAAAACTACTTGTAGCTTTACATTCACACATCTAAACTATTTGTCGATTTTAACTGAAATGACTTTCTTGTTCTGCTTTGCATCTCTGCtagtatctttcttcttcttcttcttcttcatttttgatGGCTTGCTGTGCTTGAGTAGTAGAGCTTTGCTCTTCATTACTGCTATTCAGACCTCTGACAGCTTGATATGCTTTGCTTTATAAAAATacgtaaataaataaataagagtcaGCATTCGCAACAATGAAAGTTTTCggcaaaatttataaattaatctctttttaatattaattattcaaattagtattgttttgaagttatttgactacgtcattttttttttttggtttaaaatacCTGATTTGgttaagttcaaattaaaaacatgttttaAAAACACGATTTCAGCTAACttgattttagaaaaaaaaaatgttaaattcccaaatagtttcaaaacaatgtcaatttaaattattatttttaacataatactactattatttttagaaaatgaaacTCCTTcttactttctcaaaaaaaaaaaaaaaaaaaaaaaaaaaatctccttcCTCATTTGTCTCTTCCACTCTCTGTTAAATACTTAAATCCATTCAACTGttattctcaaccaaaaaaaaaaaaaattccattaattattttttcttattttcttactCCAATTTATTTTCATAGTAAATGGTGATTAATTGATGCTTGGTTTTTTGTCTTCCCTCTTTTAACGCCTTactctttattatttctttctgtTTTCGGTTAGCTATTGCCAATTGTTGCTCTATAATTTCAGAAATTACATTCACTACTCCACTTACCAAAacattttcctctctctctctctctctctctctctctctctctctctcctgaaCAAATTTCCCTCTCTTGAACTTTACCCATTTAAACCTAAACTCGCTCTCCTACTAGTCCTGCGAACTTTGTTAGTCGTATTTGAATTAGAAACATGTTTGACATAAGCAacaatttacatattttttccttttcttttatatatatattttttatgaaattttatatttaatttgttcacCATAAGtaaaagattttgttttatttttttatcaaagaagTATAAgatataaaaacttatttttttggcATATGTTGTGTGTCATATTTTAAGGCAACATATATTTTGTGCACATGACCTTGCTATCTAATTGttagtctctctctcaaaagtttgaatactttgttttgttcaattattTGGGTTGCATTTGATTAGGCAACATGTTCTAAATGTAGGAGTTGTTCCAAACCACACAGCTCTTTCTTGCTAAATCACATGAAAAGCAACTAGAGCTTTAATGATTATATGTAGCTTTGTTCACTGTATTCACAATTTTCTAAACTTAGGGTTTGTTTAGAATCCaattattttgctgaaactaaaatttttttgttgaaagtactatagataaagacaaaaattagttaaaataatatagtgggatccatgaatagtatcaaaaagtatagcgagactcataaataatagcaaaaataagctgaatagtaaaataagttggcaaaaataatttttgccaaacataCACTTATACTAAATTTTCTATCATGGGTTATAAGGGCTGAGTTTTCTACACAGCATTTTGTTCTTCGAGGTCTAGATCATTGTTCTAAGCTGGACACATTTCAAAAACAATCGGCTACTTTCTGAATCCTGGAGGCTCACTTGGTGTTAGAGATTCCTGCTTAAACTCCCAGTTTCTAAAAGCGTGTTTAAAATTCTTTAAAGTAACCAATTAAATTAATGACATGGAGATGAAGTCAATTTTAACCTCTCctatatctatgtttttttttttttttttttgtttattattaatttttttttatcactgtCTTGGCTCTTGTCTTCAAGCAAAGGGTATTAGAAGTCAATGTTAGAAAGGATTTTCACAATCTAATCCTTTTAGAGTGCAAATTACAGAATAAATTTGATGAAAACATGAAGAATTTGAACATTAACATGAAGaacttgattttattaattattttttaagaaaagtagaaaaaaatatataataaaccGTGATTGATAAAACATAAAGTAAAACACAAAAGTATGGACGAGAAATTCTTGACTCCTATTAAAGCAATCATCTTCCTCTAGAAGAAGGTGTGGACCCTATCATAGATCCTATATTGGAACCCATACCTTTTATGAGAGTAGAGAAGACTTCTCCTATGAGAATGAATGATTTTTCATTTAGGATAAATGATTTGTATTCCTATCAAATATGTTCAATTACCCCATTCTactaattgtttttatttatttacttgctcctttatttttatttttctaattaatgaTGATTATTTgatgcttgattttttttttggcccttcttttttttttttttagttttgttttgttttttttttttttttgtgactaGCTTTTGCCAATTGTTGCACCTTAGTTTCAAAAGTTACATTCACTCCTCGACTTACCAAAGCGATTTCCTCTCTCTCCCACTCCCTTTCAGTTTATGGATTtgaccaaaagaaaaatattagaactctaattgaAGCCCAGGCCAcccttctatttttctttttggtgcaAACTAGAAACGGAAACTTCATAAAAGAGGCTACAAAGAACCAGGAACAGGACAATGCCTGTTTACATAACATTCATTACAGTCCGAACATAAAGCACAAAGCAGTATGCAAAGTCCACAGGAGGactactaaaataaacaaaatcagAGGCAAGGCTGGTCTTTTTCTTCGCTAAAGTCATCAGCACACTTATTGCATTCACTGAACAGTGGCTCACGCCGCTCACCTTCACTTGCTGAAATTGAGAGATTAGATGTCTGCAATCATCAAGAAGATAGGGGAAGGgattatatattacaaaataCTTATAATGATGTTATTTCTAACGCAAGTTTATACAAAACCATAACACATAGTATTCTAAAAAGAAGTTTGTCAAACTCACCAATTAGAGCACCATTGAATGcattaatttcttcttttcctgGGTCTTGGATTATTATTCCTTCTCCTCTTTCCATTTCGGTCTCCTTCAACAAATCTTAGAAGCCATTGAGGTGTTCCTCTTTTAAACACAATGCATCCCATAGCCAATCCAACCAAAAATCCACATCCATAGCCCAATAACACGACTTCCCAACCAAATCCACTTGCAAATATCGAATCATTGTCTTCTTCGAATATTaatggtagtggtggtggcaATGGATCACCGGTGCTACATTTGATAGTCAAAGGAAATCCACACAATCCCAAGTTCCCATCATATGAGCTGTTTTCAAATGTACCAAATTGCGTGCCTTGAGGTATAGGTCCAGTAAGCTTGTTCTGTGAAACGTTTAACTTGGCCAAAAATGTTAGACTTGTTAATTGAATAGGAATTTGTCCAGTGAGCTTATTTGAAGAAAGGTCTAAAGATTCAAGCTCTGACAAATTTGCCAGTGATGATGGGAGATGGTTGGTTAGGTTATTATGGGAAAGGTTGAGCAATCGAAGAATTATAAGCCTTTCAAGTGCTTCTGGAATCTCTCCTTCGAATTTGTTActtgaaaaatcaattgctatgaAGATACTTAGAATTCTTTGCAGTTTAATCTCCAACCCTTTCACGGTCACCACCACAGAATCATGATAATAAGAACTTTTACCCAAATACATTGGTTCATGGTTACCTTCATCGTCAATCATCATGGcattcaagttttcaaaataatttcttgGTAAAAGACCATTAAACTCATTTTGCGAGAGGTCAAGAATTCGTAGCTTAGGTAAAAATATCCCACTAATGTTATGATTTCCTATAGGACCATTTAATCTATTGGATTTCAAGACAAGAACTCGTAGAGTGGTAAGTGCTTCCAACCAATGGGGAAAAAGATCATTTATGTTGTTATTTCCAAGGTCAAGAACTTCCAAATTCGTACAATTGACCAAAGATTTTGGTAACAACCCTTCTAAATGATTGTCATTAAAGACAAGAGTTCTCAACTGATTACCCTGTGCAAATGTATCAATGATGGTGCCGTAGAAGTTATTCATTCGAAAATCCATCACCTGAAGATTATCACTGAAATTTCCCAAACATTTTGGAATCTTACCACTCAAACTATTATTAGAGATATCCAAGATTTGAAGAAAACTCAAGTTACAAATCAGATATGGGATCTCCCCAATCAGTCTATTGTTTGAGATAAGAAAGGATGTTAGAAAAGTTGGAAGTTGTTGTATACTACCTGAAAGCTCATTGTCATTCAATTGGATTGAATCCAAAGACGTGGCTTCTGAAATCTCTGCAGGTAACTCACCAGATAAGCGATTGTTTGAAGCAAATAATTGTGCAAGACTCTTGGCATTTTTTATATCGGACGCAATTGGGCCTTCAATATAATTCAATGCGATATCAATTATGTATACATTCGGTAATCCCCAGATTCCGGCGGGAACGATACCCGAAAGGGAGTTATTGTTGACTTTGAAAAATCGTAGAGTTGAGCAGTTGGCGTAACTAGCTGGAATTTCTCCGGTGAGATTGTTCTGAAGCATGAGAAGATAGCGCATAGTACCTTGCTTGCACATGTCTGGCGGAATTGGACCAGTAAAGAAATTCTTAGACACATCAATTATATAGAATTCAGCCCAAGAGCCAAGTTTCTGAGGCAGGGGACCTGTGAAGCTCTTCCTGCTTACAGAAAGGATCTCAAGCTTCTTGAACTCGCCTAACTTGGCCGGTACATGGCCAGAGAGCTTGTTATCAGATAGTTGCAGAGAAACCAGGTTGTTCAAGAACCTTAACTCGAATAGATCACCTTCAAGATAGTTTCTTGAAGCATCAAACATCCCTAGCTTCGTGAGGTTTCTTAAACCGGCTGGAAGTTTTCCTGTGAATGAGTTGTCGCTGAGGTCAAGCCATGAGAGGTTGAGTAGGTTCCCAATCTCAACTGGGATTTCCCCTGTCAAGTTATTGAGGTTAAGTTCCAAGTTGATTAGCTCTTTAAGGTTTCCAATCTCTGCTGGAATTGTTCCTTGGATGCTGCAGTTGGATAGGTTTAGCCAAGTCAGGTTGGTAAGCTTCAACACCTCTTTTGGAAATGATAAAGGATTAAAAAGATTATCTCCGAGGCTTAGGTGAACAAGACCAGTCATGTTTTGAAGAGATTTCCATGGGAAAGTCCCCGAAAATCCGCTTTTGTTGAGATACAAATACTGTAATTTACTAAGAGAGGACATGTCTGCAGGAACTAAACACCCTGTGAAATTATTATTGCTCAAATCCAAGAACTGCAGGTTGACACAATTGTTCAAGTGATCCATAATTGGACACTGCAAGTAGTTGGATTGGAATGAGAGCTTTTCCAATGATTGGAGGTGGCATATGGAATCAAGGGGAAGAACCCCAGTTAGATTTTGGTATGAAAGTTTGATTTCTGTAACGAAACCATCTGAGTTGCAGGTGATTCCAGTAAAGTTGCACATGGATTTGTTGGTTTCCCAAGAAATGAAGGCACTGGTGTTTGATGTTTCAAGAAGGGAGGATTTTAGTTGCATGAGAATTTGAAGGTCGTCTGTTTGGATCCCTGAGAGAAGGGAGAAGAAGcaaaaaatgagatagaaaGAATAGAGAGATGGCCACGACATGTCGTAGAGTGGATGGAATGGTGTGTAGAATTTTGTGGGTCTTCTGCTCTTCATTGGAGAATATGGATAAGTAGGACTGGAGATAGTGCCATTTTAATTGGCAGGAagtcacaaaataaaatatagtcaGTGATATAGAAGAccgttcaaaattttataaaataagttgaccgaaaaaaaaaaactaaaaatctcataatattttcacaataaattgaGTTGTTAGTTCactattaattataaataaaatgaaaaaaaaaacaatattatacatgataccatttttcacaacacccacatttgattatatattctatactctattttatataactgccaaattttcttcattttttttttaaacggtTCTCTCTCATATATACCCAACAATTACTATTCACTATTTTCTTTCATCAtttgcaaaacacaaaaaagttttataaaatCACTTTGCATAACCTACAATTACTTTTAAATTTACATAAGCACTATACCAAAATCTCATTTTGCACACCGTTTCATAATCTGATCCAGTTGATTTTGAgcattattaattatattttggattttgggcTATTTTATATTAACCGATGCGAACGTTCAAGGCAGTGTAttcttttagacttttagttatATTGCTGGCCTGGGGTATTGGGCTAGACATGGACTAGCATTTTTAAATCAAACCACTTTGAGTACGATATTGACTActtgaacatatatatatgtaagtgcacaattgcgcctggacccaagaatagttatgggctcag from Castanea sativa cultivar Marrone di Chiusa Pesio chromosome 6, ASM4071231v1 includes:
- the LOC142639313 gene encoding uncharacterized protein LOC142639313, yielding MSWPSLYSFYLIFCFFSLLSGIQTDDLQILMQLKSSLLETSNTSAFISWETNKSMCNFTGITCNSDGFVTEIKLSYQNLTGVLPLDSICHLQSLEKLSFQSNYLQCPIMDHLNNCVNLQFLDLSNNNFTGCLVPADMSSLSKLQYLYLNKSGFSGTFPWKSLQNMTGLVHLSLGDNLFNPLSFPKEVLKLTNLTWLNLSNCSIQGTIPAEIGNLKELINLELNLNNLTGEIPVEIGNLLNLSWLDLSDNSFTGKLPAGLRNLTKLGMFDASRNYLEGDLFELRFLNNLVSLQLSDNKLSGHVPAKLGEFKKLEILSVSRKSFTGPLPQKLGSWAEFYIIDVSKNFFTGPIPPDMCKQGTMRYLLMLQNNLTGEIPASYANCSTLRFFKVNNNSLSGIVPAGIWGLPNVYIIDIALNYIEGPIASDIKNAKSLAQLFASNNRLSGELPAEISEATSLDSIQLNDNELSGSIQQLPTFLTSFLISNNRLIGEIPYLICNLSFLQILDISNNSLSGKIPKCLGNFSDNLQLESLDLSSNKLTGQIPIQLTSLTFLAKLNVSQNKLTGPIPQGTQFGTFENSSYDGNLGLCGFPLTIKCSTGDPLPPPLPLIFEEDNDSIFASGFGWEVVLLGYGCGFLVGLAMGCIVFKRGTPQWLLRFVEGDRNGKRRRNNNPRPRKRRN